A section of the Gloeobacter violaceus PCC 7421 genome encodes:
- a CDS encoding DUF4261 domain-containing protein, producing the protein MEAPATTGNPVEIVLGVPGPWPDTDQIGRAIIGSSERLFFAGAVLIDTQSDLIVELEVVEHDPDLRRAFELSANGHHSEALLEAIDAHTFTLYLVGPGGSVDAAQKMMDVAGEICKAGGLAVKVESSGLSHSAEGWRELIGKKGMLALFEGYVTLVRGDDLFYSCGMHNLGARDASVPGSLPPDEAAVALQGFAQYLLLEDPKLESGGTFSPGPEYPTYRLEAEPCTVFAEGDLLFNPFGWWRLTPV; encoded by the coding sequence ATGGAAGCACCCGCCACCACCGGCAATCCCGTCGAGATCGTCCTGGGCGTTCCGGGGCCGTGGCCGGATACCGATCAGATCGGTCGGGCGATCATCGGCAGCAGCGAGCGGCTGTTTTTTGCCGGGGCGGTGCTCATCGACACCCAGAGCGATCTGATCGTCGAGCTGGAGGTAGTCGAACACGACCCGGATCTGCGGCGCGCTTTTGAATTGTCGGCCAACGGCCACCACAGCGAGGCGTTGCTCGAGGCGATCGACGCCCACACCTTCACGCTCTACCTGGTCGGGCCGGGCGGTTCGGTGGATGCCGCCCAGAAGATGATGGACGTCGCCGGTGAAATCTGCAAAGCGGGCGGCCTTGCCGTCAAAGTCGAGTCGTCGGGCCTCTCCCACAGCGCCGAGGGCTGGCGGGAACTGATCGGCAAAAAGGGAATGCTCGCCCTTTTTGAGGGCTACGTCACCCTGGTGCGCGGCGACGACCTGTTCTACTCCTGCGGCATGCACAACTTGGGCGCGCGCGACGCCTCGGTGCCGGGCTCGCTGCCCCCGGACGAGGCGGCGGTGGCCTTGCAGGGATTCGCGCAGTATCTGTTGTTGGAAGATCCGAAGCTCGAGAGCGGCGGCACCTTCAGCCCCGGTCCGGAGTACCCCACCTACCGCCTGGAGGCCGAACCGTGTACGGTCTTTGCAGAGGGCGATTTGTTGTTTAATCCCTTCGGCTGGTGGCGATTGACGCCGGTGTAA
- a CDS encoding aconitate hydratase, which yields MNLTCKILQAHLMSGELRPGSEIGIRIDQTLTQDATGTMAYLQFEAMGLPRVRTKLSVSYIDHNMLQTGFENADDHRYLQSVGQKYGIVFSRPGNGICHQVHRERFAVPAQTLLGSDSHTPTCGGLGMLAIGAGGLDVAVAMAGEPYFIPMPKVLGVRLTGTLQPWCSGKDVILEMLRRLTVKGGTGRIVEYTGPGVASLSVSHRFTITNMGAELGATTSVFPSDEVTHRFLAAQGREGDWVPLAADPDATYDETVEIDLDTLEPLTACPSSPDNVVSVRAVAGTPVVQVCIGSCTNSSYEDLATAALLLRGRRVHPNVSMTVTPGSKQVFEMIVRDGYFADLIAAGCRILESACGPCIGMGQAPPTGGVSVRSFNRNFKGRSGTADDLVYLASPEVCVACALTGEITDPRTLGIDPIAMATPGQFLINDNMLVFPPADGKDVEVLRGPNIKPVPLGEPPTATLEAPVLLKLGDNISTDHIMPAGAKVLPLRSNIPAIAEFVFMRVDPTFPERARAAGPSLVVGGSNYGQGSSREHAALAPMYLGVRAVIVKSFARIHRANLINFGILPLTFADEADHDGVDQGDQLRLEGIAEGLTTGHFTVANLTKGTNFRADAQLTEREREVILAGGLLNKIKSEKTETAAV from the coding sequence ATGAATCTGACCTGTAAAATCTTGCAAGCCCACCTGATGAGCGGCGAATTGCGGCCAGGCTCCGAAATCGGCATCCGCATCGACCAGACACTGACCCAGGATGCCACCGGCACGATGGCCTATCTACAGTTCGAAGCGATGGGATTGCCGCGGGTGCGCACGAAGCTGTCGGTTTCCTACATCGACCACAACATGTTGCAGACGGGCTTCGAGAACGCCGACGATCATCGCTATTTGCAGTCGGTGGGTCAGAAATACGGCATCGTCTTCTCGCGCCCGGGCAACGGCATCTGCCACCAGGTGCACCGCGAGCGCTTCGCGGTGCCCGCTCAGACGCTGCTGGGTTCCGATTCGCACACGCCCACCTGCGGCGGCCTCGGCATGCTCGCCATCGGCGCGGGCGGGCTCGACGTGGCGGTGGCGATGGCGGGCGAGCCTTACTTTATTCCGATGCCGAAGGTGCTGGGGGTAAGACTGACCGGCACCCTGCAGCCCTGGTGCTCGGGCAAGGACGTCATCTTGGAGATGCTCCGGCGGCTCACCGTCAAGGGCGGCACCGGCCGCATCGTCGAATATACCGGTCCGGGGGTCGCCTCGCTGAGCGTCTCCCATCGCTTCACGATCACCAACATGGGTGCCGAACTCGGGGCAACCACCAGTGTCTTTCCTTCCGACGAAGTCACCCATCGCTTCCTGGCCGCCCAGGGCCGCGAAGGCGACTGGGTGCCCCTCGCCGCCGATCCGGACGCCACCTACGACGAAACGGTCGAAATCGACCTCGACACCCTGGAGCCGCTGACCGCCTGTCCCTCCAGCCCCGACAACGTCGTGAGCGTGCGCGCAGTGGCGGGGACACCCGTGGTGCAGGTGTGCATCGGCTCGTGCACCAACTCCAGCTACGAAGATCTGGCCACCGCCGCGCTGTTGCTGCGCGGCAGGCGCGTGCATCCGAACGTCTCGATGACGGTCACCCCGGGTTCCAAGCAGGTCTTCGAGATGATCGTCCGCGACGGCTATTTCGCGGACTTGATTGCCGCCGGTTGCCGCATTCTCGAATCGGCCTGCGGGCCGTGCATCGGCATGGGTCAGGCCCCTCCCACCGGCGGTGTCTCGGTGCGCAGCTTCAACCGCAACTTCAAGGGCCGCTCCGGCACCGCCGACGATCTGGTCTATCTGGCGAGCCCCGAAGTCTGCGTCGCCTGTGCCCTCACCGGCGAGATCACCGACCCGCGCACGCTGGGCATCGATCCGATTGCCATGGCCACCCCCGGGCAGTTCCTCATCAACGACAACATGCTCGTCTTCCCGCCCGCCGACGGCAAAGACGTCGAGGTGCTGCGCGGTCCCAACATCAAGCCGGTGCCGCTTGGCGAACCGCCCACCGCTACGCTGGAGGCGCCCGTTTTATTGAAACTGGGGGACAATATTTCCACCGACCACATCATGCCGGCGGGGGCCAAGGTTTTGCCTTTGCGCTCCAATATCCCGGCCATCGCCGAGTTCGTCTTTATGCGCGTCGATCCGACTTTTCCTGAGCGCGCCCGGGCCGCCGGCCCTTCGTTGGTCGTGGGCGGGAGCAACTACGGCCAGGGTTCCTCGCGCGAACACGCCGCCCTCGCCCCGATGTACCTGGGCGTGCGGGCGGTGATCGTCAAGTCCTTCGCCCGCATCCACCGCGCCAACTTGATCAACTTCGGCATCCTGCCGCTCACCTTTGCGGACGAGGCCGACCACGACGGGGTCGATCAAGGCGACCAGTTGCGCCTCGAAGGGATTGCCGAGGGTCTGACGACCGGCCACTTCACCGTCGCCAACCTCACCAAGGGCACGAACTTCCGGGCCGACGCCCAGCTCACCGAGCGCGAGCGCGAAGTGATCCTGGCGGGCGGTCTGCTCAACAAGATCAAAAGCGAAAAGACCGAGACGGCGGCGGTATAA
- a CDS encoding tetratricopeptide repeat protein: MSASDWIKRGMKKAQAGNYDGAISDYTQAILLQSNCPEAYCGRGNAYYRLNNKIRALEDYTHAITLKPEFSEAYFNRGTARSQLGNSQGALEDFSRVVHLSPRDAKAHFNWGNAHYRLGHKQEAIEGYSRAIQLQPDYAEAYSNRGLAHCKMQAVGTGLLDLHKAATLYKTQGNMSRHWQTQQTIAKFHSDSASATQVRGESAR, encoded by the coding sequence ATGAGTGCTTCTGATTGGATCAAGCGGGGGATGAAAAAGGCTCAAGCTGGCAATTACGACGGAGCTATCTCCGACTATACCCAGGCCATTCTACTGCAGTCGAACTGCCCCGAGGCGTACTGCGGCCGGGGTAACGCCTACTACCGCCTCAACAACAAAATCCGGGCGCTCGAGGATTATACCCACGCCATCACCCTCAAGCCGGAATTCAGCGAAGCGTATTTCAATCGGGGCACCGCTCGCTCCCAACTGGGAAACAGCCAGGGGGCGCTCGAAGATTTTAGTCGGGTCGTGCACCTGAGCCCGCGCGACGCCAAAGCCCACTTCAACTGGGGCAACGCCCACTACCGGTTAGGCCATAAGCAGGAAGCGATCGAGGGGTACTCCCGGGCTATTCAGTTGCAGCCGGATTACGCAGAAGCCTACAGCAACCGGGGGCTGGCCCACTGCAAGATGCAGGCGGTAGGTACAGGGCTGCTCGATCTGCACAAAGCAGCCACCCTGTACAAAACCCAGGGCAATATGAGCCGCCACTGGCAAACCCAGCAGACGATTGCGAAATTCCACTCCGACAGCGCCAGCGCCACCCAGGTGCGTGGAGAAAGCGCGCGCTGA
- a CDS encoding Uma2 family endonuclease: MQQAAGERVRWTAADLELLPDNGNRYEIVEGELLVTRAPHWKHQQVCLRIGAALDVWSNRTGLGQAAVAPGILFSEADNVIPDVVWASTSRLEALLDEAGHLVGPPELVVEVLSPGADNERRDRELKLKLYSLRGVQEYWLVDRRVGCVEVYRREKAMLKLAGTFLVGDTLTSPLLANFACPVGPLFA, encoded by the coding sequence ATGCAGCAGGCGGCGGGTGAGCGCGTGCGCTGGACGGCGGCGGACCTGGAATTGCTGCCAGACAACGGTAATCGCTATGAGATTGTTGAAGGGGAGTTGCTGGTGACGCGAGCGCCGCACTGGAAGCACCAGCAAGTTTGCCTGCGCATCGGAGCAGCCCTGGACGTCTGGTCCAACCGCACCGGCCTCGGTCAGGCGGCGGTCGCACCGGGAATTCTCTTTAGCGAGGCGGACAACGTCATTCCGGATGTCGTCTGGGCAAGCACCAGTCGATTAGAAGCATTGCTCGACGAAGCGGGGCACCTGGTGGGTCCCCCCGAACTGGTGGTCGAAGTCCTCTCACCGGGGGCCGACAACGAGCGGCGCGACCGGGAGTTGAAGCTCAAGCTCTATTCGCTGCGCGGGGTGCAGGAATATTGGCTGGTCGATCGCCGAGTTGGGTGCGTCGAGGTGTATCGTCGGGAGAAGGCGATGCTAAAACTGGCCGGTACGTTTCTGGTGGGCGATACGCTCACCAGCCCACTGCTTGCAAACTTCGCCTGCCCGGTCGGCCCGCTGTTCGCTTGA
- a CDS encoding tetratricopeptide repeat protein, whose amino-acid sequence MVPPASPFEERLNLVRRMNALPLAAFNELVFALSPPPGLLPPPSAPQSDRVFALMEWAKGTDGCGLGQVIRALEMGSPWASQGQTSVYPEKLWNVPHGRNPFFTGRDAQLNKLHEILQKAGKAALSGMPGVGKTQLAIEYTYLCRDEYQHVFWVKAETDSELMASFVEIATLLNLPTLRQDDQSQIVKAVKRWLEQNDGWLLVADNADNLSMVQKHLPGAHQGRILFTTRDSATGQLQCIKVEKFKPEDGDGALLLLCRAKLLCQGANLDDAALEERELAKQIDREMDGLPLALDQAGAYIEEVPSSLAEYLQRYRQAGDQLRKRRGDLAPDHTSVTVTFNLAVKQIELQNPAAAQLVRACAFLSPDAIPEEIFTANPTVWEEPLRISLEGPVTFNNVFREVTRFSLLSRDVKKRLLGIHRLVQEVILDSLSADKKRFWAKRAVLAIEQVFPDPRARAAWNECERLLSQAKIAAKHIDRWKFRHNSAFNLLDNMQRYLGTMSRYAEAEQISMNAVRFLEDLENLNIQPLISSLLHLGDSYLKQAKFFEAKCTLEKAQKMSLHMLGDQHLLTANCFSFMGELSLRQGWLSEAEKLFSRALNVNVFGKNHAATAKTLSNLAVVIDRMGRPAEAESHARVALSIAKTELDPKDFLTAAILHTLGELLMNLGNYQEAEATMLRSLAIIEEQLGPEHSYKATGMINLALLHECRGNYPEAERLTRKALTMRIRIFGSCHPDVAQATNNLGLLMMKQSHFSEAKELFESALNLNKKILGSGHFEVALNMHNLAWACEELGEIAEAEELYNRSLRLHQAIYGEDQDHPDIARTLNNLGGLKMRLDKLEQAEALLREALAMEQRLFGPNNVALVEELLSLANLLLTLGNPVESEEFYERALKICTASLPLNHQHTRLAHIGLANSRRVQGKH is encoded by the coding sequence ATGGTGCCGCCCGCCTCCCCCTTCGAAGAACGCCTGAACCTGGTGCGCCGGATGAATGCTTTGCCATTGGCGGCCTTCAATGAACTAGTTTTTGCCCTTTCCCCGCCGCCGGGGCTGTTGCCACCCCCGTCTGCACCCCAGTCTGATCGCGTATTCGCTTTGATGGAGTGGGCTAAAGGTACTGACGGCTGTGGTCTGGGGCAGGTAATCAGAGCATTGGAGATGGGATCTCCATGGGCCTCTCAGGGGCAAACGAGTGTTTACCCGGAGAAGCTCTGGAATGTGCCACACGGACGGAACCCCTTTTTCACCGGACGCGATGCACAGCTCAACAAATTGCACGAAATCCTACAAAAAGCAGGGAAAGCTGCCCTTAGCGGCATGCCCGGGGTTGGCAAGACTCAGTTGGCTATTGAGTATACCTATCTTTGCCGCGATGAGTACCAACATGTGTTCTGGGTGAAGGCGGAGACCGATTCAGAGCTGATGGCTAGCTTCGTCGAAATTGCCACTTTGCTAAATCTTCCCACGCTCCGACAGGACGACCAATCCCAGATCGTCAAAGCAGTGAAAAGATGGTTGGAGCAGAACGATGGGTGGTTGCTTGTAGCGGACAACGCCGACAACTTGTCAATGGTCCAGAAGCATTTGCCTGGTGCCCACCAGGGGCGCATACTCTTCACCACCAGGGATTCTGCCACTGGACAGCTACAGTGTATTAAGGTCGAGAAATTCAAGCCCGAAGATGGAGACGGTGCGCTGTTGCTACTGTGCCGTGCAAAGCTTCTCTGTCAGGGTGCAAATCTAGATGACGCTGCTTTAGAGGAACGCGAGCTAGCAAAGCAGATCGACCGCGAGATGGACGGTTTGCCGCTGGCTCTAGATCAAGCTGGAGCGTACATTGAGGAAGTGCCATCAAGCTTAGCTGAGTACCTGCAACGCTATCGACAGGCGGGAGACCAGTTACGGAAAAGACGTGGGGATCTGGCACCCGATCATACTTCGGTAACGGTGACTTTCAATCTCGCAGTAAAGCAGATCGAGTTGCAAAATCCGGCAGCGGCACAGTTGGTTCGCGCGTGTGCATTCTTGTCACCGGACGCTATTCCTGAAGAAATATTTACAGCCAATCCCACAGTGTGGGAGGAGCCGTTGCGAATTTCTTTGGAAGGCCCTGTTACTTTCAACAATGTGTTTCGAGAAGTGACGCGGTTTTCATTGCTATCACGTGATGTCAAGAAAAGACTGCTTGGCATCCATAGATTGGTGCAAGAAGTAATTCTCGACAGCCTTAGTGCCGATAAAAAACGCTTTTGGGCAAAGCGAGCAGTACTGGCAATCGAGCAAGTATTTCCAGATCCTAGAGCCAGGGCAGCATGGAATGAGTGCGAACGGTTACTCAGTCAGGCAAAGATCGCAGCTAAACACATCGATCGTTGGAAGTTTCGCCATAACTCAGCATTTAATCTACTAGACAATATGCAACGTTACCTAGGCACAATGAGCCGTTATGCTGAAGCGGAACAAATAAGCATGAATGCGGTCCGATTTTTAGAAGATTTGGAAAATTTAAACATTCAACCTTTGATATCAAGCTTGCTCCATTTGGGCGATAGCTACCTGAAACAAGCTAAATTTTTCGAAGCTAAATGTACTCTTGAAAAGGCGCAAAAAATGTCCCTTCATATGTTAGGTGATCAGCATTTATTGACGGCTAATTGCTTTAGCTTTATGGGAGAGTTATCCCTAAGACAAGGATGGCTCTCAGAAGCTGAAAAGCTGTTTTCGCGTGCGCTCAATGTAAACGTATTTGGTAAAAATCATGCAGCGACAGCCAAGACCCTGAGCAATTTGGCAGTGGTAATTGACCGGATGGGACGCCCGGCTGAGGCAGAGTCACATGCGCGTGTAGCTCTGTCAATTGCTAAAACAGAATTGGATCCAAAAGATTTCTTGACAGCTGCGATCCTGCACACCCTCGGCGAGCTTCTGATGAACTTAGGAAACTACCAGGAGGCGGAAGCTACGATGCTGCGTTCCCTTGCAATCATTGAGGAGCAGCTAGGTCCTGAGCACTCGTACAAAGCGACTGGCATGATTAATTTGGCTTTGCTCCACGAGTGTAGAGGCAACTACCCCGAGGCAGAACGGTTGACCCGCAAAGCCCTTACGATGCGGATCAGAATATTTGGTTCATGCCACCCGGATGTAGCCCAAGCAACCAATAACTTGGGTTTGCTAATGATGAAGCAGTCGCATTTTTCCGAAGCTAAGGAGCTGTTCGAAAGTGCTTTGAATCTTAATAAGAAAATACTTGGATCAGGACACTTTGAGGTTGCGTTAAACATGCACAACCTCGCTTGGGCATGCGAGGAACTAGGGGAAATTGCGGAAGCTGAAGAGTTATACAATCGCTCTCTACGATTGCACCAGGCTATTTATGGAGAGGACCAGGATCATCCAGACATTGCGAGGACTCTCAACAATCTGGGCGGACTGAAAATGCGCCTTGATAAACTTGAGCAGGCTGAGGCACTCCTGCGCGAAGCGCTTGCCATGGAACAACGGCTGTTCGGACCTAATAATGTAGCCCTTGTTGAAGAGCTTCTGAGTCTGGCAAATCTATTGCTAACACTGGGCAACCCTGTGGAGTCCGAGGAATTTTACGAGAGAGCACTAAAAATTTGCACAGCCTCACTACCCCTCAACCACCAGCACACTCGTCTGGCACACATCGGCCTTGCCAATTCGCGCCGTGTTCAGGGTAAACACTAG
- a CDS encoding tetratricopeptide repeat protein produces MSNTVYPATFLGRLQAILVEHRSVASMHDQSAASEATFDRPLSAEKALQLLAQASQRELSEPLQLEAARQLVFELGDEAALLERTGEFVREKGIGYGEFLGTFYAAQGRYADAEYWMRKTLGSVWAVSRSGKSDAIARHLKDLATLCQYQGKYAEAEGLFARALDAARESGSEEATGILATALTQFADLRRSQGDFAAAEGLYSEVLHVLKGLPERFGQLSRATAGLAKLRLAQGDYGQAEDLCLESLRQNERLSGGKSPDYPANLTNLAAVYHAQGRLWEAVEMYQQALAVQQDLLGEHHPDTLTTLNNLAVLYRDQNRLEEAQNLFERVLKERERLSGSEHPDVAIVLNNLAQLRLARSDLAGAERLYLRALELFVKFLGPDHPNVATALNNLAELQRRSGNDQQAEELLKRALSLRQYALGENHPDVAGTLHNLSLLYRDQGKAQEAESLQRQAALIDERTGQSVGLAQDVAEGWA; encoded by the coding sequence TTGTCCAATACAGTCTATCCTGCAACGTTCCTTGGCAGGCTCCAGGCTATACTCGTGGAACACCGCTCTGTGGCATCCATGCACGATCAATCCGCTGCGAGCGAAGCAACTTTTGATCGCCCACTATCTGCCGAGAAGGCCCTACAGCTTCTGGCCCAGGCTTCCCAGCGGGAACTGAGCGAGCCGCTGCAACTGGAAGCGGCGCGGCAGTTGGTCTTCGAGCTTGGGGACGAGGCGGCGCTTCTGGAACGAACCGGGGAGTTTGTCCGGGAGAAGGGAATCGGGTACGGGGAGTTTCTGGGCACGTTTTACGCGGCCCAGGGCCGGTATGCCGATGCGGAATATTGGATGCGCAAGACGCTCGGGTCGGTCTGGGCGGTCTCTAGAAGCGGCAAAAGCGACGCCATCGCACGCCACCTGAAGGATTTGGCGACGCTTTGCCAATACCAGGGCAAGTACGCCGAGGCGGAAGGGCTTTTTGCCCGGGCGCTCGATGCCGCGCGGGAAAGCGGTTCCGAGGAGGCTACTGGGATCCTGGCCACTGCGCTCACGCAATTTGCCGATCTGCGTCGGAGTCAGGGCGATTTCGCCGCGGCGGAAGGGCTGTACTCCGAAGTTCTGCACGTGCTGAAGGGCTTGCCCGAGCGATTCGGCCAGCTTTCCCGCGCCACTGCTGGCCTTGCAAAGCTGCGCCTGGCCCAGGGCGATTACGGGCAGGCCGAGGACTTGTGCTTGGAATCGCTGCGGCAAAACGAACGTTTGTCCGGTGGGAAGAGCCCCGACTACCCAGCCAACCTGACCAACCTCGCGGCGGTCTACCATGCCCAGGGCCGCCTTTGGGAAGCGGTGGAGATGTACCAACAGGCGCTTGCGGTACAACAAGATCTCTTGGGAGAGCATCACCCCGATACACTGACGACCCTCAACAATCTAGCAGTGCTTTACCGTGACCAAAACCGTCTTGAGGAAGCGCAAAACCTTTTTGAACGGGTCTTGAAAGAGCGAGAAAGGCTGTCCGGGTCGGAACATCCTGATGTCGCGATTGTTCTGAATAATCTGGCGCAACTGCGGTTGGCTCGCTCGGATCTTGCTGGGGCGGAGCGGTTGTATTTGCGGGCTCTTGAACTGTTTGTCAAGTTCTTGGGGCCTGATCACCCGAATGTTGCTACCGCCCTGAACAACTTGGCCGAACTGCAACGCCGTTCGGGTAACGACCAACAAGCCGAGGAATTGCTCAAACGGGCGTTGTCGCTCCGACAGTACGCCCTGGGAGAGAACCATCCGGATGTGGCAGGCACCCTGCACAACCTGTCGCTGCTGTACCGGGATCAAGGCAAAGCACAAGAAGCCGAATCGCTGCAACGGCAAGCAGCGCTCATAGACGAACGGACTGGCCAATCCGTGGGGCTTGCGCAGGACGTGGCCGAAGGCTGGGCCTAG
- a CDS encoding esterase/lipase family protein → MSELVPIFGTDNPDCRGDVVFVHGLNGDARKTWQPENQPDRFWPNWIGEDVDGVGVWSLGYPVNAFAWKGATMPLADRAVNALVALETGGVGMNRPVVFIAHSLGGLLVKEVLRKAADGSVPEGRLLAQNTRGVVFLSTPHSGSNLADFVAYLKFLLPSVSVDELRTQEPRLRELNTWYRNNVVQLSVKTQVYCERKPTPAGRNFFGQWVNLMVVDAASSDPGITGVTAVPMDDDHLSISRPTRDSTLYKRTKEFVGLCLLTPGAVSPTPVSRDSDAGSERVSPDSRSPGVQNEPMNWPQSGKAERLELNRRLNGIPPQQFNMLLFALEPPAGLVPPMPAPQGDRVSALLGWAEGPGGCGLPQVRAVLEAILNPS, encoded by the coding sequence GTGAGTGAACTAGTTCCCATCTTTGGCACCGACAATCCCGACTGCCGGGGCGATGTCGTTTTTGTCCACGGCCTGAACGGCGACGCCCGCAAAACCTGGCAACCGGAGAACCAGCCGGATCGCTTCTGGCCCAACTGGATAGGTGAAGATGTCGATGGGGTAGGGGTCTGGTCGCTAGGGTACCCGGTCAATGCTTTCGCCTGGAAAGGAGCAACTATGCCCTTGGCGGACCGGGCAGTCAACGCGTTGGTGGCACTGGAAACTGGTGGGGTAGGCATGAATCGGCCGGTGGTATTCATCGCCCACAGCCTGGGCGGCTTGCTGGTCAAGGAGGTGCTCAGAAAAGCCGCAGACGGCAGCGTGCCGGAGGGCCGACTGTTGGCGCAGAACACCCGGGGGGTGGTGTTTCTGTCGACGCCGCACTCAGGTTCCAATCTGGCCGACTTCGTCGCTTATTTGAAATTCCTGTTGCCCAGTGTGAGCGTCGATGAGTTGCGCACCCAGGAGCCGCGCTTGCGGGAGTTGAATACCTGGTATCGCAACAACGTCGTACAGCTGAGCGTCAAGACGCAGGTTTATTGCGAACGCAAGCCGACACCGGCGGGGCGCAACTTCTTTGGCCAATGGGTCAACCTGATGGTGGTGGATGCTGCCAGTTCCGATCCGGGCATCACCGGGGTGACAGCGGTGCCTATGGACGACGATCACCTCTCGATCAGCAGGCCGACCCGGGATAGCACCCTTTACAAACGCACCAAAGAGTTTGTCGGTCTGTGCCTGCTTACGCCAGGAGCCGTCTCCCCCACACCCGTCAGTCGGGACTCAGATGCCGGGTCCGAAAGAGTCTCTCCGGACAGCCGCTCACCCGGTGTGCAGAATGAACCCATGAACTGGCCGCAATCCGGCAAGGCGGAGCGCCTGGAGCTCAACCGAAGGCTCAACGGCATCCCGCCGCAGCAGTTCAATATGTTGCTGTTTGCTCTTGAGCCCCCCGCCGGGCTGGTGCCGCCGATGCCGGCCCCTCAAGGGGACCGGGTTTCGGCGCTTTTGGGGTGGGCGGAGGGACCGGGGGGGTGTGGGTTGCCGCAAGTGCGGGCAGTTTTGGAGGCGATTCTAAACCCTTCGTAG
- a CDS encoding response regulator — protein MTVQTILPILLVDDELRFRQGLRTLLSFYSATGTTTFEIVGEAATVDQALTLIHSQRPALVLLDLELAQGDGVELLTRLRGSAFAGKVLVLSAHQEDDWVFRAMQSGASGYVFKTHLAAQLCAAITTVLRDEIYLPPEVATQFFRLFHYYAGHTVQSRSRIHLTEREQEVLHWLVRGASNDEIARNLYITIATVKAHLSAIFEKLQVTSRTQAIVAALKLGLVQA, from the coding sequence TTGACCGTCCAGACCATCCTGCCCATCTTGCTCGTCGACGACGAATTGCGCTTTCGTCAGGGTCTGCGCACGCTGCTCAGTTTCTACAGCGCCACCGGCACCACCACCTTTGAGATCGTGGGCGAGGCGGCCACCGTCGATCAGGCGCTGACCCTCATTCACTCCCAGCGCCCGGCCCTGGTGCTTTTAGATCTCGAACTGGCCCAAGGAGACGGGGTGGAGTTGCTCACCCGCCTCAGGGGGAGCGCTTTCGCGGGCAAGGTGCTGGTGCTCTCGGCCCACCAGGAGGACGACTGGGTCTTTCGCGCCATGCAGTCGGGCGCGTCGGGCTATGTCTTCAAGACCCACCTGGCCGCCCAGCTGTGTGCCGCCATCACCACGGTCCTGCGCGACGAAATCTATTTGCCCCCCGAGGTGGCGACCCAGTTCTTCCGGCTGTTCCACTACTACGCGGGGCATACCGTGCAGTCGCGCTCGCGCATTCACCTGACCGAGCGCGAGCAGGAAGTGCTCCACTGGCTGGTGCGCGGCGCCTCCAACGACGAAATCGCCCGCAACCTCTACATCACGATTGCCACAGTCAAAGCGCACCTTTCGGCCATCTTCGAAAAACTCCAGGTCACCAGCCGCACCCAGGCCATCGTCGCCGCCCTCAAACTCGGCCTGGTGCAGGCTTGA